From the genome of Ignavibacteriales bacterium, one region includes:
- a CDS encoding AAA family ATPase: protein MDITALNEKIRRESDFIDVLFNEIGKTIVGQKAMLERLVVGLLGNGHVLLEGVPGLAKTLAIKSLASSMKAKFQRIQFTPDLLPADLIGTLIYNQKDGNFAIKKGPIFANFILADEINRAPAKVQSALLEAMQERQVTIGESTFKLDDPFLVLATQNPIEQEGTYPLPEAQVDRFMLKVKITYPSREEEQKIMKMNTTSDNPTINAVINPEDILRARKLVQEIYVDEKIEKYILDIVFATRNPKDFGLDELTDLISYGGSPRASINLALGARAMAFIRRRGYVIPEDVRSICSDVLRHRIAVTYEAEAEDISSETIISKILNKIEVP from the coding sequence TTGGATATTACAGCACTCAACGAAAAAATCAGAAGAGAAAGCGATTTCATTGATGTTCTTTTCAACGAAATTGGTAAAACAATTGTTGGACAGAAAGCGATGCTTGAGCGACTTGTTGTTGGTTTACTTGGCAACGGTCACGTTTTACTCGAAGGCGTACCGGGTTTAGCAAAAACTCTTGCAATCAAATCTCTCGCCTCGTCAATGAAAGCAAAATTTCAACGCATACAATTTACTCCGGATCTTCTTCCGGCAGATCTAATCGGAACATTGATTTATAATCAGAAAGACGGAAACTTTGCAATTAAGAAGGGACCAATCTTTGCTAATTTTATTCTTGCCGATGAAATTAACCGTGCGCCCGCCAAAGTTCAAAGTGCGTTACTTGAAGCAATGCAGGAACGGCAAGTAACAATTGGCGAATCAACTTTCAAGTTGGATGATCCGTTTCTTGTTCTTGCTACTCAAAATCCGATTGAGCAGGAAGGAACATATCCATTACCGGAAGCGCAAGTAGACCGATTTATGCTGAAGGTGAAGATCACTTATCCAAGCCGGGAAGAAGAACAAAAAATTATGAAGATGAATACAACTTCCGATAATCCAACAATTAATGCTGTGATTAATCCGGAAGATATTTTAAGAGCCCGCAAACTTGTTCAAGAAATTTATGTTGATGAAAAAATTGAGAAATATATTCTTGATATTGTCTTCGCTACAAGAAATCCGAAAGATTTTGGATTGGATGAATTGACAGATTTAATTAGTTACGGAGGATCGCCCCGTGCATCTATTAATCTTGCATTGGGTGCCCGTGCTATGGCTTTCATCCGCCGCAGAGGCTATGTAATTCCGGAAGATGTTCGTTCGATTTGTTCCGATGTTTTGCGTCATCGTATTGCGGTCACTTATGAAGCCGAAGCAGAAGATATTTCTTCCGAAACAATTATTTCAAAAATACTTAACAAAATTGAAGTACCTTAA
- a CDS encoding efflux RND transporter periplasmic adaptor subunit: MKKKSIIVSAVIIGLLIIAYFLFFSGDGKSTKFSYVELTKGNLNVIISSSGTIQAIKTVDVGTQVSGKIDRLLVDFNSQVRKGQLIAVLDTVVLAASVRDAQSSLDRANAQYDQALAVHERNKKLYEKNFMNEVDFIASKTNVQVLLASKKSAMTALERARLNLNYAFIYAPISGTIINRAVEEGQTVAASLSSPTIFTIAEDLSSMRILTNVDESDIGQIKMGQKVQFTVQSQSNKRFDGEVDQIRLNPNVVSNVVSYVVVVKANNQDRLLLPGMTATVDFYVDYRENVLLVPNVALRFQPTDEMAAEYQKNREKELASLPDSVKKKMQERGGGQFGQGSTGGGGNFGGQNAMGGGNGGQRRRTATRVWYFDENNKLQMSMFAAGLTDGKNTEILRSRNLKEGMKVISGIIENDAPASTSTNPFNPTQGGNRGPGRGF; encoded by the coding sequence ATGAAAAAGAAATCAATCATTGTTTCAGCAGTAATTATAGGGTTATTAATAATTGCGTACTTTTTGTTTTTCAGCGGAGATGGTAAATCTACAAAATTCAGTTACGTAGAATTAACAAAAGGTAATTTGAATGTGATTATCAGTAGTTCCGGTACAATACAGGCAATTAAAACGGTTGATGTCGGAACCCAAGTCTCTGGTAAAATTGACAGACTTCTTGTGGACTTCAACAGTCAGGTTAGGAAAGGACAATTGATTGCAGTTCTTGATACTGTAGTTTTAGCCGCATCTGTAAGAGACGCCCAATCCAGCCTTGATAGAGCCAACGCGCAATACGATCAGGCTTTAGCGGTTCATGAAAGAAATAAAAAACTCTATGAAAAGAATTTTATGAATGAAGTTGACTTTATTGCTTCTAAAACAAATGTACAAGTATTACTTGCATCTAAGAAATCTGCTATGACAGCTCTTGAGAGAGCAAGATTAAATTTGAATTACGCCTTTATCTATGCTCCAATCTCGGGAACAATAATTAATCGAGCAGTGGAAGAAGGTCAAACAGTAGCAGCTAGTCTGTCATCACCTACTATATTTACTATCGCAGAAGATCTTTCATCAATGAGGATTTTAACTAATGTTGATGAAAGCGATATAGGACAGATTAAGATGGGGCAAAAGGTTCAATTCACAGTTCAATCTCAGTCGAATAAAAGATTTGACGGTGAAGTGGATCAAATCAGATTGAATCCAAATGTTGTATCAAACGTGGTTAGCTACGTTGTAGTTGTTAAAGCTAATAATCAAGATAGACTATTATTACCGGGAATGACCGCGACGGTTGATTTTTATGTTGACTATAGAGAAAACGTACTTCTTGTTCCGAATGTTGCTCTTAGATTTCAACCGACTGATGAAATGGCTGCCGAGTATCAGAAAAATAGAGAAAAGGAATTGGCAAGCCTTCCGGATAGCGTTAAGAAAAAAATGCAAGAAAGAGGCGGCGGACAATTCGGTCAAGGATCAACAGGCGGAGGCGGAAACTTCGGCGGGCAGAATGCAATGGGCGGTGGTAACGGAGGTCAAAGAAGACGTACTGCTACCAGAGTCTGGTACTTTGATGAAAACAATAAATTACAGATGAGCATGTTTGCTGCAGGATTAACGGATGGAAAAAATACTGAAATTCTTAGGAGCAGAAACCTAAAAGAAGGAATGAAAGTAATTAGCGGAATTATTGAGAATGACGCTCCAGCTTCAACAAGTACAAATCCATTTAACCCAACTCAGGGTGGTAATCGCGGTCCTGGTAGAGGATTTTAA